The nucleotide sequence ATGCACCTAAGCTTCTTATCTCTTCCGCTACTTCACTAACGGTTCTATCAAAAATTTCCACAAGCTGGTCAATTTCAGCACGATTAATTGTTAAAGGTGGTGAAATGATGACAGCATCTCCTAATTTCCCTTCAAGCCCAGCTGAGGATGGATAAACGAGAAGACCGTTATCTTGTGCACGCTGTACAATACGTGAAGTTACACCTAACCCTTTTGTAAATGGCTCTTTCGTAAACTTATTTGCTACAAATTCAACCCCGATGAGGAGGCCTTTCCCGCGAACATGACCAATCATTTCGTGCCGTGATACGAGAGCTTCTAGCTTCTGGAATAGATACTGACCATTTTCAGCTGATTCCGTTACTAAATCGTGCTTTTCAATATAGTCAAGTACTGCAAGTGAAACAGCTGCTGACTGCGGATTTGCACTATAAGTATGACCGCTCATAACCGACTTTGAGCCATTTAAAATCGGCTCCATCACATGCTCTTTCACTAGAGTAGCTGCCATTGGCGTATAGCCTGCACTCATTCCTTTTCCAAGTGTAATGATATCCGCCTCTGCATCCCAATGATCCATACCGAACATCTTTCCAGTACGGCCAAGACCAGTCATCACTTCATCTGCAATAAACAGCACATTATGAAACTCACAAATTTCTTTTATCCGCTCATAATACCCAGGTGGCGGAACAATGGCCGCACCTGCTGCTCCAACAATCGGCTCGGCAATAAATGCTGCAACATGCTCGGCACCAACTCGTCGAATAGCCCGGTCAAGTTCGTCAGCACAAGTCAACTGACAGCTCGGATAGGTTTGCTGAAACGGACACCGATAGCAATTTGGTGCTGAAACAGCTGGGTAATCCTCAAGCAAAGGTATAAAACGCTCCCTCCGTTCCGTATGTCCTGACATTGATAACGC is from Bacillus tianshenii and encodes:
- a CDS encoding aspartate aminotransferase family protein — translated: MHHTHLIKPVIDKNYPVAAYGKGIYIYDNTGKAYIDGSSGAVTASIGHAVPEMIAAVAEQTKKISFVYRSQFTSEAAELLAARLSHLAPGNDKYWSFFVNSGSEATETAMKIAIQHWQEKGLYKKHKIISRWNSYHGITIGALSMSGHTERRERFIPLLEDYPAVSAPNCYRCPFQQTYPSCQLTCADELDRAIRRVGAEHVAAFIAEPIVGAAGAAIVPPPGYYERIKEICEFHNVLFIADEVMTGLGRTGKMFGMDHWDAEADIITLGKGMSAGYTPMAATLVKEHVMEPILNGSKSVMSGHTYSANPQSAAVSLAVLDYIEKHDLVTESAENGQYLFQKLEALVSRHEMIGHVRGKGLLIGVEFVANKFTKEPFTKGLGVTSRIVQRAQDNGLLVYPSSAGLEGKLGDAVIISPPLTINRAEIDQLVEIFDRTVSEVAEEIRSLGAFDTVI